A DNA window from Coffea arabica cultivar ET-39 chromosome 6c, Coffea Arabica ET-39 HiFi, whole genome shotgun sequence contains the following coding sequences:
- the LOC113692297 gene encoding uncharacterized protein isoform X3 translates to MTLVQLSEFATLICVKRSALEVVRLLAQKTKEVEFEFFKYVKEQKLVELAGLLLVAHEKVMPGLEEHMKIRNFVLKEAAFLNLQEITSLYSSGDEKSLQEVKKKKVEMEAILLLLEVFDRIGDKLSAYLQIMRKRVREEYHAKEIGWILEKAGFSVKLELFDETSRGIIEHEWYLPFLGDTGAEDTFYILDRIKCLESHKMALGYRKYDT, encoded by the exons ATGACTCTGGTGCAACTATCTGAATTTGCAACGTTAATCTGTGTTAAG AGATCTGCTCTGGAAGTTGTGAGATTGCTGGCGCAGAAGACCAAAGAAGTTGAATTTGAGTtttttaaatatgtgaaagagCAGAAACTGGTTGAATTAGCAGGCTTGTTGTTGGTGGCTCATGAAAAGGTTATGCCTGGTTTAGAAGAACATATGAAAATCCGCAATTTTGTCTTGAAAGAAGCTGCATTTCTGAATTTACAAGAAATCACGTCCTTGTATAGCTCTGGTGATGAGAAATCCCTACAAGAGGTTAAAAAGAAGAAGGTGGAGATGGAGGCAATACTATTATTACTTGAAGTATTTGACAGAATTGGTGATAAACTTTCGGCTTATCTTCAGATAATGCGAAAACGG GTGAGAGAGGAATATCACGCCAAAGAAATTGGCTGGATCTTGGAGAAAGCTGGATTTTCCGTGAAGCTTGAACTTTTTGATGAAACAAGCAG GGGAATAATTGAGCATGAGTGGTATTTACCCTTTCTAG GGGACACAGGTGCAGAAGACACCTTTTACATTCTTGATCGCATCAAATGTTTGGAGTCACATAAGATGGCTTTGGGTTATCGAAAA TATGATACCTGA
- the LOC113691279 gene encoding F-box protein SKIP1-like: MAQAPPPTEGKMDDKEGGTSESGPSHDWGDLTHECLVNILSRVSLEDRWRGAMLVCKSWLHACKEPCLNSVFDLETHFGSSTELPRYWTPEFQRKIDAMLLSVVAWSDGSLTEIRVRHCSNRSLSLVAERCPNLQVLSIKSSPHVTDEVIAKIASGCPNLRELDISYCYEISHESMALIGRHCLKLQVFRRNLMNWLDPSQHVGIVPGEYLDACPQDGDADATAIGKFMPHLLHLELRFSKLTAEGLVLISEGCSDLEYLDLSGCANVTSRDIANAASSLKNLKTMKKPNFYIPRSVFHTERYGHWRLYDERFQTDVFRI; encoded by the exons ATGGCACAAGCACCACCGCCAACAGAAGGCAAAATGGACGACAAAGAAGGAGGAACATCCGAGTCGGGACCGAGTCACGACTGGGGCGATTTGACTCACGAGTGTCTCGTTAACATCCTTTCCCGCGTATCACTCGAAGACCGATGGCGGGGAGCTATGCTCGTCTGCAAGTCATGGCTGCACGCCTGCAAGGAGCCCTGCCTCAATTCGGTCTTTGACCTCGAAACTCACTTCGGCTCATCCACTGAGTTGCCCCGTTACTGGACTCCCGAGTTCCAACGCAAAATCGATGCCATGCTTCTATCCGTCGTCGCTTGGAGCGATGGATCCCTCACTGAAATCCGCGTCAGACACTGCTCTAACCGCTCTCTCTCTTTGGTTGCTGAAAG GTGCCCCAATCTTCAAGTTCTTTCCATCAAGAGCTCTCCTCATGTTACAGATGAAGTTATTGCTAAAATAGCTTCTGGCTGCCCCAACCTTAGGGAACTTGATATTAGCTATTGCTATGAAATATCTCATGAATCTATGGCACTTATAGGAAGGCACTGCCTGAAGTTGCAGGTTTTCAGGCGGAATTTGATGAATTGGTTGGATCCTTCTCAACATGTTGGTATTGTACCTGGTGAATATCTGGATGCTTGTCCTCAAGATGGGGATGCAGATGCCACTGCAATTGGGAAATTTATGCCTCATCTCCTGCATCTCGAACTTCGGTTTTCCAAATTGACGGCCGAAGGTCTTGTTTTGATATCTGAAGGCTGTTCTGATCTTGAATACCTGGATTTATCTGGATGTGCAAATGTAACTAGTCGTGATATAGCAAATGCAGCTTCCAGTTTGAAGAATTTGAAAACCATGAAAAAGCCTAACTTCTATATTCCTAGGTCTGTTTTCCATACTGAAagatatggccattggagattgTATGACGAACGCTTCCAGACCGATGTATTTCGTATTTGA
- the LOC113692297 gene encoding uncharacterized protein isoform X1 produces MTLVQLSEFATLICVKRSALEVVRLLAQKTKEVEFEFFKYVKEQKLVELAGLLLVAHEKVMPGLEEHMKIRNFVLKEAAFLNLQEITSLYSSGDEKSLQEVKKKKVEMEAILLLLEVFDRIGDKLSAYLQIMRKRVREEYHAKEIGWILEKAGFSVKLELFDETSRGIIEHEWYLPFLGDTGAEDTFYILDRIKCLESHKMALGYRKLPSICGTPNQQVVASSSSCSQWSSASALKSFHTFHPVRASGRCSGSATWENKACNWLWDLPCKRRLLRDSQDLPSANRVLNMQYGKVWACVVATLKRGTRLI; encoded by the exons ATGACTCTGGTGCAACTATCTGAATTTGCAACGTTAATCTGTGTTAAG AGATCTGCTCTGGAAGTTGTGAGATTGCTGGCGCAGAAGACCAAAGAAGTTGAATTTGAGTtttttaaatatgtgaaagagCAGAAACTGGTTGAATTAGCAGGCTTGTTGTTGGTGGCTCATGAAAAGGTTATGCCTGGTTTAGAAGAACATATGAAAATCCGCAATTTTGTCTTGAAAGAAGCTGCATTTCTGAATTTACAAGAAATCACGTCCTTGTATAGCTCTGGTGATGAGAAATCCCTACAAGAGGTTAAAAAGAAGAAGGTGGAGATGGAGGCAATACTATTATTACTTGAAGTATTTGACAGAATTGGTGATAAACTTTCGGCTTATCTTCAGATAATGCGAAAACGG GTGAGAGAGGAATATCACGCCAAAGAAATTGGCTGGATCTTGGAGAAAGCTGGATTTTCCGTGAAGCTTGAACTTTTTGATGAAACAAGCAG GGGAATAATTGAGCATGAGTGGTATTTACCCTTTCTAG GGGACACAGGTGCAGAAGACACCTTTTACATTCTTGATCGCATCAAATGTTTGGAGTCACATAAGATGGCTTTGGGTTATCGAAAA CTGCCTTCAATCTGTGGGACGCCTAATCAGCAAGTTGTAGCATCTTCAAGTAGCTGCTCCCAATGGTCTTCAGCTTCTGCTCTAAAATCATTTCATACATTCCATCCTGTCAGAGCCAGTGGTCGATGTTCTGGTTCTGCTACATGGGAGAATAAAGCATGCAACTGGTTGTGGGATTTGCCATGCAAACGTCGTCTTCTTAGAGATAGCCAGGATCTCCCTTCAGCCAATAGGGTGCTAAACATGCAATACGGGAAGGTATGGGCTTGTGTTGTGGCAACTTTAAAAAGGGGAACAAGGCTCATCTGA
- the LOC113692639 gene encoding uncharacterized protein isoform X2, with the protein MSAIRAIGRALFAAVKADTSSSSSAAAAAASTARTKHNPLEDFFEADRSSDDDKPVVYGRGWKASELCLKSWDDPQKLWFVLLKEKNMLMTQRQMLHAQNLRFANPEHISKDQIPLEKIKELYSPLIHEYESRSKVAKKKEVTWMDFSRLLINTEVEKRIWIFEEVHRRNLHIVDGCFSEDPPIACTWPLPNERCAIVSVIAGFDPKTGTIFYGIVIRNEHGEILLIQCLTEVIESWKRFNPHEAEAEAIRRGIKFADKNKKMLGYDKFIVESDSKEGINRVSRWASENYPNFELRHTYRELMGLTQLLINHVKVSPDVQNPDYESIEKDLKPIAEGFKAGMLRLIFPKSRKSKKGRNQKNKREN; encoded by the exons ATGTCTGCAATCAGAGCAATTGGTAGGGCACTTTTTGCTGCAGTCAAGGCTGAcacttcatcatcatcttctgcAGCTGCAGCTGCTGCTTCCACTGCTAGGACTAAACATAACCCTCTTGAGGATTTCTTCGAGGCTGACAGAAGTTCAGATGACGACAAGCCTGTTGTATATG GTAGGGGCTGGAAAGCTTCTGAATTGTGCCTTAAATCATGGGATGATCCTCAGAAGTTATGGTTTGTTCTATTAAAGGAGAAAAACATGTTGATGACCCAACGCCAGATGCTTCATGCTCAGAACCTACGTTTTGCAAATCCAGAACATATCTCCAAG GATCAGATCCCTTTGGAAAAAATTAAGGAATTATATAGTCCTCTCATTCATGAATATGAGTCCAGATCGAAAGTTgccaaaaagaaagaagtgACTTGGATGGATTTTTCTAGACTGTTAATCAACACAGAGGTTGAGAAACGCATTTGGATATTTGAAGAAGTTCATAGAAGGAACTTGCATATCGTGGACGGATGTTTCAGTGAAGATCCACCGATTGCGTGTACTTGGCCTTTGCCCAATGAAAG gtgCGCTATAGTTTCAGTTATTGCTGGATTTGACCCGAAGACGGGGACGATATTTTATGGAATCGTGATACGGAATGAACATGGCGAAATATTGCTGATACAATGTCTGACTGAAGTCATTGAATCTTGGAAAAGATTTAATCCGCATGAGGCTGAGGCTGAAGCTATTCGTAGAGGCATTAAGTTTGCAGATAAGAATAAGAAAATGTTAGGATATGACAAGTTCATAGTTGAATCTGATAGCAAAGAAGGCATTAATCGGGTTTCAAG ATGGGCAAGTGAAAATTACCCAAATTTTGAATTGAGACACACATATCGCGAATTAATGGGGTTAACCCAACTCCTCATCAACCATGTGAAGGTATCACCAGATGTCCAAAATCCCGATTACGAGTCGATTGAGAAGGATTTAAAACCCATTGCAGAAGGATTCAAGGCTGGCATGTTGCGCCTTATATTTCCAAAGTCCAGGAAGAGCAAGAAGGGAAGGAACCAGAAGAACAAGCGTGAGAATTGA
- the LOC113692639 gene encoding uncharacterized protein isoform X1, which produces MSAIRAIGRALFAAVKADTSSSSSAAAAAASTARTKHNPLEDFFEADRSSDDDKPVVYGRGWKASELCLKSWDDPQKLWFVLLKEKNMLMTQRQMLHAQNLRFANPEHISKVSVYPFVYQRRMHHTSDFSTIDDHKELFVYPPHDRNNTLSEDQIPLEKIKELYSPLIHEYESRSKVAKKKEVTWMDFSRLLINTEVEKRIWIFEEVHRRNLHIVDGCFSEDPPIACTWPLPNERCAIVSVIAGFDPKTGTIFYGIVIRNEHGEILLIQCLTEVIESWKRFNPHEAEAEAIRRGIKFADKNKKMLGYDKFIVESDSKEGINRVSRWASENYPNFELRHTYRELMGLTQLLINHVKVSPDVQNPDYESIEKDLKPIAEGFKAGMLRLIFPKSRKSKKGRNQKNKREN; this is translated from the exons ATGTCTGCAATCAGAGCAATTGGTAGGGCACTTTTTGCTGCAGTCAAGGCTGAcacttcatcatcatcttctgcAGCTGCAGCTGCTGCTTCCACTGCTAGGACTAAACATAACCCTCTTGAGGATTTCTTCGAGGCTGACAGAAGTTCAGATGACGACAAGCCTGTTGTATATG GTAGGGGCTGGAAAGCTTCTGAATTGTGCCTTAAATCATGGGATGATCCTCAGAAGTTATGGTTTGTTCTATTAAAGGAGAAAAACATGTTGATGACCCAACGCCAGATGCTTCATGCTCAGAACCTACGTTTTGCAAATCCAGAACATATCTCCAAG GTGTCTGTCTACCCTTTTGTATATCAAAGGCGGATGCACCATACATCCGATTTCTCTACCATAGATGATCACAAGGAACTTTTCGTGTATCCTCCACATGACAGAAATAATACTCTTAGTGAG GATCAGATCCCTTTGGAAAAAATTAAGGAATTATATAGTCCTCTCATTCATGAATATGAGTCCAGATCGAAAGTTgccaaaaagaaagaagtgACTTGGATGGATTTTTCTAGACTGTTAATCAACACAGAGGTTGAGAAACGCATTTGGATATTTGAAGAAGTTCATAGAAGGAACTTGCATATCGTGGACGGATGTTTCAGTGAAGATCCACCGATTGCGTGTACTTGGCCTTTGCCCAATGAAAG gtgCGCTATAGTTTCAGTTATTGCTGGATTTGACCCGAAGACGGGGACGATATTTTATGGAATCGTGATACGGAATGAACATGGCGAAATATTGCTGATACAATGTCTGACTGAAGTCATTGAATCTTGGAAAAGATTTAATCCGCATGAGGCTGAGGCTGAAGCTATTCGTAGAGGCATTAAGTTTGCAGATAAGAATAAGAAAATGTTAGGATATGACAAGTTCATAGTTGAATCTGATAGCAAAGAAGGCATTAATCGGGTTTCAAG ATGGGCAAGTGAAAATTACCCAAATTTTGAATTGAGACACACATATCGCGAATTAATGGGGTTAACCCAACTCCTCATCAACCATGTGAAGGTATCACCAGATGTCCAAAATCCCGATTACGAGTCGATTGAGAAGGATTTAAAACCCATTGCAGAAGGATTCAAGGCTGGCATGTTGCGCCTTATATTTCCAAAGTCCAGGAAGAGCAAGAAGGGAAGGAACCAGAAGAACAAGCGTGAGAATTGA
- the LOC113692297 gene encoding uncharacterized protein isoform X2 produces the protein MTLVQLSEFATLICVKRSALEVVRLLAQKTKEVEFEFFKYVKEQKLVELAGLLLVAHEKVMPGLEEHMKIRNFVLKEAAFLNLQEITSLYSSGDEKSLQEVKKKKVEMEAILLLLEVFDRIGDKLSAYLQIMRKRVREEYHAKEIGWILEKAGFSVKLELFDETSRGIIEHEWYLPFLGDTGAEDTFYILDRIKCLESHKMALGYRKDFLH, from the exons ATGACTCTGGTGCAACTATCTGAATTTGCAACGTTAATCTGTGTTAAG AGATCTGCTCTGGAAGTTGTGAGATTGCTGGCGCAGAAGACCAAAGAAGTTGAATTTGAGTtttttaaatatgtgaaagagCAGAAACTGGTTGAATTAGCAGGCTTGTTGTTGGTGGCTCATGAAAAGGTTATGCCTGGTTTAGAAGAACATATGAAAATCCGCAATTTTGTCTTGAAAGAAGCTGCATTTCTGAATTTACAAGAAATCACGTCCTTGTATAGCTCTGGTGATGAGAAATCCCTACAAGAGGTTAAAAAGAAGAAGGTGGAGATGGAGGCAATACTATTATTACTTGAAGTATTTGACAGAATTGGTGATAAACTTTCGGCTTATCTTCAGATAATGCGAAAACGG GTGAGAGAGGAATATCACGCCAAAGAAATTGGCTGGATCTTGGAGAAAGCTGGATTTTCCGTGAAGCTTGAACTTTTTGATGAAACAAGCAG GGGAATAATTGAGCATGAGTGGTATTTACCCTTTCTAG GGGACACAGGTGCAGAAGACACCTTTTACATTCTTGATCGCATCAAATGTTTGGAGTCACATAAGATGGCTTTGGGTTATCGAAAA GATTTTCTACATTGA